One genomic region from Shewanella aestuarii encodes:
- a CDS encoding glycoside hydrolase family 13 protein → MKSFLKLSLLCASISFSFVATHANALDNSIQDFAVEPQFWWAEMHNSQLQLLIYGKDIAKHQIKLKQGKKVKLVKVDTTDSHNHVFVTLDLKGASPQTVSFDIIDNNKVIGQFDYQLLKRAANSAKRVGFNNQDVIYLITPDRFVNGDISNDNHPDMLEKINPDLPDYGGRFGGDIAGIKQALPYLKDLGVTQLWINPLLENNHEKYSYHGYSTTDYYQIDPRFGTNEDYKALVKAANDHGIGVIKDVVVNHIGSNHPWMSNFPSSTWINGQGKPDQEQVYTSHHRTTVQDLYATKIDRSEFEEGWFVPTMPDLNQRDPHLATYLIQNSIWWVEYAGLSGIREDTYSYADKAFLAKWGKAIMDEYPSFNIVGEEWSENPITISYWQQGKVNHDGYQSFTPSMMDFPIAEMLHKSLTHTDPNKGLMDLYEMLANDVVYADPTKLVLFEGNHDTNRIYSLLNEDFGLYQMAIAYVLTSNRIPQIFYGTEVLMTSPKEGRHDGVVRSPFPGGFAGDTVNALTGQGLNSAQKAAQHFIKTLLNYRKHSKAISQGSLAHYVPKDGVYVQFRQFKDENLMVIYHLGEHTTKLDLNRFNEHIKGAKQGRSIISQHTYSLDKLLTLSPKSVTMLSIK, encoded by the coding sequence ATGAAATCTTTTCTTAAACTTAGCCTACTCTGTGCAAGCATCAGTTTTAGTTTTGTAGCAACTCATGCAAACGCCCTTGACAATTCGATTCAAGACTTTGCTGTTGAACCGCAATTTTGGTGGGCAGAAATGCACAACAGTCAGTTGCAACTGCTTATTTATGGTAAAGATATTGCCAAACACCAAATTAAGCTTAAACAAGGCAAGAAGGTAAAACTTGTCAAGGTTGATACCACGGACAGCCACAATCATGTGTTTGTAACCCTTGATTTAAAAGGCGCATCACCTCAAACCGTATCCTTTGATATTATCGATAATAATAAAGTCATTGGTCAGTTTGATTATCAATTACTCAAACGCGCAGCCAATTCAGCTAAGCGTGTGGGTTTTAACAATCAGGATGTCATTTATCTTATAACGCCCGACAGGTTTGTGAATGGCGATATATCTAACGATAATCACCCAGATATGCTTGAAAAGATCAATCCTGACTTACCAGATTATGGCGGTCGCTTTGGCGGTGATATCGCAGGTATTAAACAAGCACTGCCTTATTTAAAAGATTTAGGTGTCACCCAGCTTTGGATTAACCCTCTGCTTGAAAATAATCACGAAAAGTACTCCTACCATGGGTATTCCACTACCGATTATTATCAAATTGACCCTCGTTTTGGCACCAATGAAGACTATAAAGCCCTCGTTAAAGCGGCAAATGATCATGGCATCGGCGTGATTAAAGATGTGGTGGTTAACCATATTGGTTCAAATCACCCATGGATGTCTAATTTTCCAAGTAGCACTTGGATTAACGGCCAAGGTAAACCTGATCAAGAACAAGTTTATACCAGTCATCATCGCACCACAGTGCAAGACCTCTACGCCACCAAGATTGATAGATCTGAATTTGAAGAGGGCTGGTTTGTGCCAACCATGCCCGATCTTAATCAGCGCGATCCTCACCTTGCCACCTATTTAATTCAAAACAGTATTTGGTGGGTTGAATATGCAGGTCTATCAGGTATTCGTGAAGATACCTATTCCTATGCTGACAAAGCCTTTTTAGCCAAGTGGGGCAAAGCCATTATGGATGAATACCCAAGCTTTAATATTGTGGGTGAAGAATGGAGCGAAAACCCCATCACTATTAGCTATTGGCAACAAGGTAAAGTGAACCACGATGGCTATCAATCATTTACTCCGAGCATGATGGACTTCCCGATTGCTGAAATGTTGCATAAAAGTCTCACTCACACCGATCCCAATAAAGGGCTAATGGATTTATATGAGATGCTCGCTAACGATGTGGTGTATGCCGACCCAACAAAACTTGTGCTATTTGAAGGCAATCATGACACTAACCGTATTTATAGCCTATTGAATGAGGATTTTGGGCTTTATCAAATGGCAATAGCGTATGTGCTTACCAGTAATCGTATTCCGCAGATTTTTTACGGCACAGAAGTGTTAATGACAAGTCCTAAAGAAGGCCGCCATGATGGAGTGGTGCGTAGTCCCTTCCCGGGCGGGTTTGCAGGTGACACGGTTAATGCCTTGACCGGTCAAGGGTTAAACAGTGCCCAAAAAGCGGCGCAGCATTTTATTAAAACCTTACTGAATTATCGCAAGCATTCTAAAGCAATTAGCCAAGGCTCCCTTGCCCACTATGTACCTAAAGATGGTGTATATGTTCAATTTAGACAATTTAAAGATGAAAACCTAATGGTCATTTATCACTTAGGCGAGCACACCACAAAACTTGATTTGAACCGCTTTAACGAGCACATAAAAGGTGCCAAACAAGGCCGCAGTATTATCTCTCAGCATACGTATTCATTAGACAAACTACTCACTTTATCGCCTAAAAGTGTCACTATGCTGTCGATAAAATAA
- a CDS encoding alpha-amylase family glycosyl hydrolase: protein MKSIMSLSKLSPIGLVMLIGCSPSYDTSQAQQVEASNKQTLAQAESSLPHKAVVYQVFTRLYGNTNTTNKPWGTIDENGVGKFSDFTDIALKDIKSLGVTHVWYTGVPHHAVINDYTQIGISNDDPDVVKGRAGSPYAVKDYYNVNPDLADNPANRLAEFESLIARTHQNGMKVLIDIVPNHVARNYQSLSAPEGVEDFGFSDDNTVEYAKNNDFYYVIGQDFSVPDAINGYQALGGEAHPLSDGQFKESPAKWTGNGSRLAKPDANDWYETVKINYGVKPDGSYDFPRLPAGFEHKSAAEHYQFWQQQDAKDIPNSWRKFEHIAQYWLAKGVDGFRYDMAEMVPVEFWSYLNSHIKHAKTDAFLLAEVYNPNLYRAYIQQGKMDYLYDKVDLYDTLKAIIHDKKSTAQIAVDQAKVADIEAHMLHFLENHDEQRINSPDFAGTPEAALPAMVVSTLISRSPTLVYFGQDVGEPARENGGFGQATRTSIFDYVGVPAHQRWMNNGKFDGGQSTEQEKALRDYYQRLLNLSHSAPALKGEYQELDTYQRKQNVVGYDNKVFAFSRFSEQQKMLVISNFDQHNGKQFSLTLPQSLLKAWQFNHTETQYMHDVLSQIQVVYPIETQADGTAKLEITLAPLQSMVMVL from the coding sequence ATGAAAAGTATTATGTCCTTATCTAAGTTAAGCCCCATAGGCTTAGTCATGTTAATTGGATGCTCACCCTCTTATGACACCAGTCAGGCGCAACAGGTAGAAGCATCAAACAAGCAAACCTTGGCACAGGCTGAATCATCTTTACCTCATAAAGCGGTGGTATACCAAGTGTTCACTCGTCTTTACGGTAATACTAATACCACCAATAAGCCTTGGGGCACGATAGATGAAAACGGCGTGGGTAAATTCAGCGATTTTACCGATATCGCCCTTAAAGATATTAAATCGTTAGGCGTGACCCATGTGTGGTATACAGGTGTACCCCATCATGCAGTGATTAATGATTACACTCAGATTGGGATCAGTAATGATGATCCTGATGTGGTTAAAGGTCGTGCAGGCTCGCCCTATGCGGTAAAGGATTATTACAATGTCAATCCCGATCTGGCCGATAACCCCGCCAACCGTTTAGCCGAGTTTGAATCGCTTATCGCTCGTACTCATCAAAATGGTATGAAAGTCCTCATAGATATTGTCCCTAATCATGTGGCCCGTAATTACCAATCACTCTCTGCCCCTGAGGGCGTAGAAGATTTTGGCTTTAGTGATGACAACACCGTAGAATACGCCAAAAATAATGACTTTTATTATGTAATTGGCCAAGATTTTAGCGTACCTGATGCCATTAATGGTTACCAAGCTTTAGGCGGTGAAGCACATCCGCTTAGCGATGGTCAATTTAAAGAGTCACCTGCTAAATGGACCGGTAATGGCTCTCGCCTTGCCAAACCTGATGCCAATGACTGGTATGAAACGGTAAAAATCAATTATGGCGTTAAACCAGATGGTAGCTATGACTTCCCTCGCCTGCCCGCTGGTTTTGAGCATAAGTCAGCCGCCGAACATTACCAATTTTGGCAACAACAAGACGCTAAAGATATTCCAAACTCATGGCGTAAGTTTGAACACATTGCGCAATATTGGTTGGCTAAAGGTGTTGATGGTTTTCGATATGACATGGCCGAAATGGTCCCGGTTGAGTTTTGGAGTTATTTAAATAGCCATATAAAACATGCTAAAACTGACGCCTTTTTATTAGCTGAGGTGTATAACCCTAACTTATACCGCGCTTATATTCAGCAAGGTAAAATGGATTATCTGTATGATAAAGTTGATTTATACGACACCTTAAAAGCAATCATTCACGATAAAAAATCGACGGCTCAAATTGCTGTGGACCAAGCAAAAGTCGCCGATATTGAAGCGCATATGCTGCATTTTTTAGAAAATCATGATGAGCAGCGGATAAACTCCCCAGATTTTGCAGGCACACCGGAAGCAGCCTTACCTGCGATGGTAGTTTCAACCCTTATTAGCCGTTCACCAACACTAGTGTATTTTGGTCAAGATGTGGGTGAACCAGCTCGAGAAAACGGCGGTTTTGGCCAAGCCACACGAACGAGTATTTTTGATTATGTAGGGGTGCCAGCCCATCAACGCTGGATGAATAACGGCAAGTTTGATGGCGGCCAGTCTACAGAACAAGAAAAGGCGCTGCGTGATTATTATCAACGATTGTTAAACTTGAGCCATAGCGCACCTGCGCTAAAAGGCGAGTATCAAGAATTAGACACCTATCAACGTAAGCAAAATGTGGTTGGTTATGATAATAAAGTATTTGCTTTCAGCCGTTTTAGTGAACAACAAAAAATGCTGGTGATCAGCAATTTTGACCAACACAACGGTAAGCAATTTAGTTTAACCTTGCCGCAATCATTATTAAAGGCTTGGCAATTTAATCATACTGAAACTCAATATATGCATGATGTATTGAGCCAGATACAAGTTGTCTATCCTATTGAAACTCAAGCTGATGGCACAGCTAAGCTTGAAATTACCCTAGCGCCACTACAATCAATGGTAATGGTTCTTTAA
- a CDS encoding glycoside hydrolase family 97 protein, with amino-acid sequence MIQHHTKIAFNPCKLAISCAVALSYAALMPNAHAKTVTVSSPDKQINIQLSDDNGRPEYQVSFKGETVVNPSRLGIVFKQVGELGEGLTISQFTQHTDDNTWQQPWGEREFIRDHHNAIIATLTNGKINIDVEFKAFNDGIGFRYLVPKQTGLAQYSTLDITQELTEFSLPDPHHTTAWWIPGRGWNRYEYLYNTTSLAKVDRAHTPFTAKLTTGTHLSIHEAALTDYAAMVLDQRRDGTFRADLTPWSDGILVKTQPGFTTPWRTIQIGSTATDLLNSDLILNLNEPNKLGDVSWVKPGKYIGIWWAMHVNEKTWGSGDKHGATTSETIRYMDFAAKYGFDGVLVEGWNEGWDGSWFHNGDVFSFTKTYPDFDINAISEYGKKHNVRLIGHHETSGSVTNYRQQMSKAYDLYQQHGVTQIKTGYVADGGDIKRIDDQGITRHEWHDGQFMVNEYLHSVTEAAQRGISINTHEPVKDTGLRRTYPNWIAREGARGQEYNAWGTPPNNPEHTAILPYTRMLSGPMDFTPGVFNLAPQGLDAVNRVQTTLMKQLALYVVLYSPIQMAADLPRNYVERLDAFQFILDVPTDWSDSKAIAGEVGDFVVFARKQRHSEDWFLGGLTDENARSIDIKLDFLEPNIQYIAQIYRDGDEADWLTNPYDYVIEQKNVTANDKVMLKMAPSGGVAIRLKATK; translated from the coding sequence ATGATCCAACATCACACTAAGATTGCCTTTAACCCCTGTAAACTGGCCATTTCATGCGCAGTTGCGTTATCTTATGCGGCGTTGATGCCTAATGCCCATGCAAAAACAGTCACTGTGAGTTCACCAGACAAACAAATAAACATTCAACTTTCAGATGATAATGGTCGTCCTGAATATCAAGTCAGTTTTAAAGGTGAAACCGTCGTTAACCCAAGTCGTTTAGGGATAGTATTCAAGCAAGTAGGAGAATTAGGTGAAGGACTCACCATTAGCCAATTCACTCAACACACTGACGACAATACTTGGCAACAACCTTGGGGAGAACGAGAATTTATTCGCGATCATCATAACGCCATCATCGCGACACTCACCAATGGCAAGATTAATATTGATGTTGAATTTAAAGCCTTTAATGATGGGATTGGTTTTCGTTATTTGGTTCCCAAACAAACTGGGCTAGCACAATATAGCACGCTAGATATTACCCAAGAGCTCACTGAATTTAGCCTACCGGATCCCCATCACACCACTGCTTGGTGGATCCCAGGTCGAGGCTGGAATCGCTACGAATACTTATATAACACCACCTCATTGGCTAAAGTTGATCGCGCTCATACACCGTTTACCGCCAAGCTGACCACAGGAACCCATTTAAGCATCCACGAAGCAGCATTAACGGATTATGCGGCCATGGTGCTCGATCAACGTCGAGATGGTACCTTCAGAGCCGATTTAACTCCTTGGTCTGATGGCATACTGGTAAAAACGCAACCCGGCTTTACTACCCCATGGCGCACCATTCAAATTGGCTCAACAGCCACCGATTTACTTAATTCAGATTTAATTTTAAACCTCAACGAGCCCAATAAACTTGGCGACGTATCTTGGGTTAAACCCGGTAAATACATAGGTATTTGGTGGGCAATGCATGTTAACGAAAAAACATGGGGCTCAGGTGACAAACATGGCGCAACCACATCAGAAACTATTCGCTATATGGATTTTGCCGCAAAATACGGTTTTGATGGCGTATTGGTTGAGGGTTGGAATGAAGGCTGGGATGGCAGCTGGTTCCATAATGGTGATGTATTTAGCTTTACCAAAACCTATCCTGACTTCGATATTAACGCCATCAGTGAATATGGTAAAAAGCACAATGTACGTTTAATTGGTCATCACGAAACCTCAGGCTCGGTCACCAATTATCGTCAGCAAATGAGCAAAGCATATGATTTGTATCAACAACATGGCGTAACTCAAATTAAAACAGGCTACGTCGCCGATGGTGGAGATATTAAACGGATAGATGATCAAGGGATCACCCGCCATGAATGGCATGATGGCCAATTTATGGTAAATGAATACTTGCACAGTGTCACCGAGGCCGCTCAACGCGGGATAAGCATTAATACCCACGAACCGGTTAAAGATACTGGCCTGCGTCGTACTTATCCTAATTGGATTGCCCGCGAAGGTGCGCGCGGTCAAGAGTACAATGCTTGGGGAACACCGCCCAATAATCCTGAACATACCGCCATTTTGCCATATACCCGAATGTTATCAGGGCCAATGGACTTTACTCCCGGGGTTTTTAATCTTGCACCACAAGGCTTAGATGCCGTAAATAGGGTGCAAACCACGCTGATGAAGCAACTAGCCCTCTATGTTGTTTTATACAGCCCTATTCAAATGGCTGCAGATTTACCGCGCAATTATGTTGAGCGCCTCGATGCCTTCCAATTTATTTTAGATGTCCCCACAGATTGGAGCGATTCAAAAGCCATTGCCGGAGAAGTGGGTGATTTTGTGGTGTTTGCTCGCAAACAACGCCACAGTGAAGACTGGTTTTTAGGTGGGTTAACCGACGAAAATGCTCGCAGTATCGATATCAAGTTAGATTTTTTAGAACCTAATATTCAATACATAGCTCAAATATATCGTGATGGTGATGAAGCCGACTGGTTAACTAACCCATATGATTATGTTATTGAGCAGAAAAACGTAACCGCAAACGACAAAGTTATGTTAAAAATGGCACCAAGTGGCGGAGTCGCAATTCGGCTTAAAGCGACTAAATAA
- a CDS encoding MFS transporter, with protein sequence MSADNNNQQDRIQQNQHIQPQLSFWQIFNMCFGFLGIQFGFALQNANVSRIFQTLGAEIDEIPILWIAAPLTGLIVQPIIGYLSDNTWNWLGRRRPYFLVGAVFTTLSLFIMPHSPTLWIAAGMLWIMDASINIAMEPFRAFVGDNLPQKQRTTGYAMQSFFIGIGAVIASALPYVLTNYFDVANTAPAGEIADSVRYAFYFGGAVLFLAVGWTIVSSKEYSPEELAKYHQHESQQQTIPSTHQRSSTQYRLGAMIWMTIGAVFTTAIITQELDKQLYILSLGIFCFGPLQLLCSFKLKHNQTRDRSELGMLFNVVDDLFHMPKAMRQLAVVQFFAWFALFAMWIYTTAAVTSHHYGTTDVVSQAYNDGADWVGMLFASYNGFAAVAAIIIPFLAKAVGIKLTHTINMFIGGIGLISFYFITDPSLLWLPMIGVGFAWASILSVPYAMLSGVIPPTKMGVYMGIFNFFIVIPQLLAASILGLLLKLFFDGQPIYAVVLGGVFMIISGIAVLFVEQNNKTQ encoded by the coding sequence ATGTCGGCTGATAACAATAATCAACAAGACCGTATACAGCAAAACCAGCACATCCAACCGCAATTAAGCTTTTGGCAAATATTCAATATGTGCTTTGGTTTTTTAGGCATTCAATTTGGCTTTGCGTTGCAAAATGCCAATGTCAGTCGTATTTTTCAAACCTTGGGTGCAGAAATAGATGAAATCCCCATTCTTTGGATTGCCGCCCCACTGACAGGGCTAATCGTACAACCAATTATTGGTTATTTAAGTGATAATACTTGGAACTGGTTAGGACGACGCCGCCCCTATTTTCTTGTTGGTGCAGTATTCACAACCCTCTCTCTATTTATCATGCCGCACTCACCTACTCTGTGGATTGCCGCAGGTATGTTATGGATTATGGATGCATCGATTAACATTGCTATGGAGCCATTTCGTGCCTTTGTCGGCGACAACCTACCACAAAAACAGCGCACCACTGGCTATGCAATGCAAAGCTTCTTTATTGGTATTGGTGCGGTCATCGCATCTGCACTGCCCTACGTTTTAACTAACTATTTTGACGTGGCTAATACCGCGCCAGCAGGTGAAATTGCAGATTCTGTGCGCTATGCCTTCTATTTTGGTGGCGCGGTGTTATTTCTTGCCGTCGGTTGGACCATTGTCAGCTCGAAAGAATACTCGCCAGAGGAGCTGGCTAAATACCATCAACACGAGAGTCAGCAACAAACAATACCTTCTACGCATCAACGTAGCAGCACTCAATACCGTTTAGGCGCGATGATTTGGATGACGATTGGTGCAGTATTTACTACGGCTATTATCACTCAAGAATTAGATAAGCAGCTGTATATATTAAGTTTAGGTATATTTTGTTTTGGCCCTTTACAGCTGCTGTGTTCATTCAAGCTTAAGCATAACCAAACTAGAGATCGCAGTGAGCTAGGTATGCTATTTAATGTGGTAGATGATTTGTTCCACATGCCTAAAGCAATGCGTCAGTTAGCGGTAGTACAATTTTTTGCATGGTTTGCATTATTTGCCATGTGGATATACACCACAGCTGCAGTAACCTCGCACCATTACGGCACTACCGATGTGGTATCACAAGCCTATAACGACGGTGCAGATTGGGTCGGAATGTTATTTGCGTCTTACAACGGATTTGCCGCTGTTGCAGCCATTATTATCCCCTTTTTAGCAAAAGCAGTGGGAATAAAACTGACTCATACCATCAATATGTTTATTGGTGGCATTGGGTTAATTAGTTTCTACTTTATCACTGACCCTTCACTATTGTGGCTGCCGATGATTGGGGTGGGCTTTGCTTGGGCATCCATTTTATCTGTGCCATATGCCATGTTATCGGGTGTGATCCCACCAACTAAAATGGGCGTGTATATGGGTATTTTCAACTTCTTTATTGTGATCCCGCAACTGCTGGCCGCAAGCATTTTGGGGTTATTACTCAAGTTATTTTTTGATGGTCAACCAATTTATGCCGTTGTGCTAGGCGGGGTATTTATGATCATCTCAGGTATTGCCGTGCTATTTGTTGAACAAAATAATAAAACACAATAA
- a CDS encoding glycoside hydrolase family 15 protein, with translation MLTTNSRFTQTLLASTVTLSLFGLSACSDAPQSQVTTATVSNPVVNTTVAPGAPGNDPVWAFAGKTGIGTSYEPYVAGQYQDSASNPVSKVWFSVAQGILTETMYGMIHNAQLKELQFVIAGQGFVDTEKEDTISTIEYLHQDEQGRPLSLAYKIINKDKDGKYQIEKHIFTDPNRDSLMMKVVFTAFEQGITPYLYANPHIDNSGANDVASVEGNTLIAHTTAADSSVMSIKSDVDFVKASAGFVGQSDGLIDLVDNGQLDNLYQTTGTDIVGNVALTAQYPTLDNNSYTVNFAIGFASNKKDSLANADNTLKDGYDAVLSAYLGDEKHLGWKDYLASLAPLKEMANNTTDDGKLLYTSALVLKAQEDKTHAGALIASLSNPWGDTVSAKVGSTGYKAVWPRDFYQCAMAFLAMGDTQTPKVAFEYLKKVQVTENTPGYEGTPGWFLQKTHVDGEIEWVGVQLDQTAMPIMLGWKLWQAGVLTDAEATKWYQEMLKPAADFLISGGKVKLDWNDTSITPPSTQQERWEEQAGYSPSTTAAVIAGLVAANELAILAKDDNAATYLLAAKKLTAELEQSMVATTGDFAKNAQGEIAPYYVRISPNGNPNSADKLLDNNGKSGLDQRQILDGGFLELVRYGVKDAQDPVIKNSLMLIDNTDLEHNLRVKYEFTAKDGTTVPGYRRYGNDGYGEDIVTGFSYAEQGNTEDQRGRVWPFFTGERGHYELALAKSTSTLTAANKQQLINTYVKGMETFANEGLMLPEQSWDGVGHPTRYNYKMGQGTNAATPLAWTHAEYVKLVRSMTDENVWDHYPIVTDKLK, from the coding sequence ATGTTAACCACAAACTCAAGATTCACTCAAACCTTGCTTGCTAGCACGGTTACATTGAGCTTATTCGGTTTATCAGCCTGTTCTGATGCGCCGCAGTCACAAGTCACAACTGCTACGGTATCAAATCCTGTTGTTAATACTACCGTTGCGCCTGGGGCACCCGGTAATGATCCCGTATGGGCTTTTGCTGGTAAAACAGGTATCGGTACATCTTATGAACCCTATGTAGCAGGTCAGTATCAAGACAGTGCTAGCAACCCAGTGAGTAAAGTGTGGTTTTCGGTTGCACAAGGCATTTTGACTGAAACCATGTACGGTATGATCCACAATGCTCAGTTAAAAGAACTGCAATTTGTTATCGCAGGTCAAGGGTTTGTTGACACCGAAAAAGAAGACACCATCAGTACTATTGAGTACCTGCATCAAGATGAGCAAGGCCGCCCTCTTTCACTTGCTTATAAAATTATCAATAAAGATAAAGACGGTAAATATCAAATTGAAAAGCATATTTTTACCGATCCTAATCGTGATAGCTTGATGATGAAGGTGGTATTTACCGCATTTGAACAAGGTATAACCCCTTACTTATATGCCAACCCACATATTGATAATAGCGGTGCAAACGATGTTGCCAGTGTGGAAGGTAATACGTTAATTGCACATACTACCGCCGCTGATTCATCTGTAATGAGCATTAAGTCAGATGTTGATTTTGTGAAAGCGAGCGCCGGATTTGTAGGTCAGTCTGATGGGTTAATTGATCTTGTTGATAATGGCCAGTTAGATAACCTTTATCAAACCACAGGCACTGACATCGTTGGTAATGTAGCCTTAACAGCTCAATACCCAACGCTGGATAACAATAGCTACACAGTCAATTTTGCTATTGGTTTTGCGAGTAATAAAAAAGACAGTTTAGCCAACGCTGATAACACATTAAAAGATGGTTACGATGCGGTACTCAGTGCCTATTTAGGCGATGAAAAACATCTAGGTTGGAAAGATTACCTCGCCTCACTAGCTCCATTAAAAGAGATGGCTAATAACACCACTGATGATGGCAAACTTCTCTATACCAGCGCCTTAGTATTAAAGGCCCAAGAAGATAAAACCCATGCAGGAGCTTTAATTGCTTCCCTTTCCAATCCTTGGGGAGATACGGTATCGGCTAAAGTAGGTAGTACGGGTTATAAAGCCGTTTGGCCTCGCGATTTCTATCAATGCGCCATGGCATTTTTAGCCATGGGCGATACGCAAACGCCAAAAGTGGCGTTTGAATATCTTAAAAAAGTGCAAGTCACAGAAAACACCCCTGGCTATGAAGGCACACCTGGCTGGTTTTTACAAAAAACTCACGTAGATGGTGAAATTGAGTGGGTGGGTGTACAGCTTGATCAAACCGCAATGCCAATCATGCTTGGTTGGAAACTATGGCAAGCTGGCGTATTAACTGACGCTGAAGCAACAAAGTGGTATCAAGAAATGCTCAAGCCCGCAGCCGATTTTTTAATAAGCGGCGGTAAAGTTAAACTTGATTGGAATGATACCAGCATCACACCACCAAGCACTCAGCAAGAACGCTGGGAAGAACAAGCCGGCTACTCCCCCTCTACTACAGCTGCGGTTATTGCTGGTTTAGTAGCAGCTAATGAACTGGCAATATTAGCCAAGGATGACAACGCTGCAACCTACTTACTTGCAGCGAAAAAATTAACCGCAGAACTTGAACAATCAATGGTAGCCACCACAGGTGATTTTGCTAAAAATGCCCAAGGTGAAATTGCGCCATACTATGTACGCATCAGCCCAAATGGCAATCCTAATAGTGCTGATAAGTTACTAGACAACAATGGCAAATCTGGCCTAGACCAGCGCCAAATTTTAGATGGCGGCTTTTTAGAGCTCGTCCGTTATGGCGTAAAAGATGCCCAAGACCCAGTGATAAAAAACAGCTTAATGTTGATTGATAATACCGATCTTGAGCACAATCTTCGGGTTAAATATGAGTTTACCGCTAAAGATGGCACAACTGTACCTGGCTATCGTCGATATGGTAACGATGGATATGGTGAAGATATTGTGACTGGTTTTAGCTATGCAGAGCAAGGTAACACAGAAGATCAACGTGGACGCGTATGGCCTTTCTTTACTGGTGAACGCGGTCATTATGAATTGGCATTAGCCAAGTCCACTAGTACATTAACAGCAGCCAATAAACAGCAATTGATCAATACCTATGTTAAAGGTATGGAGACTTTTGCCAACGAAGGCTTAATGTTACCCGAGCAGTCTTGGGACGGTGTCGGTCACCCTACCCGTTACAATTACAAAATGGGTCAAGGCACTAATGCCGCCACCCCATTAGCCTGGACTCACGCAGAATACGTCAAGCTAGTGCGCTCAATGACAGATGAAAATGTATGGGATCATTACCCTATCGTGACAGATAAGTTGAAGTAA
- a CDS encoding DUF805 domain-containing protein: MEWYVKVLKNYFVFSGRARRKEYWMFGLINLVITVVLNLVDLGIGTLDATTGYGLFSGIYTLAVFIPSIAVSVRRLHDTNHSGWWLFLALIPLIGVLFLLVVFCFDSKEDNEYGPNPKAINEPDTHFAS, encoded by the coding sequence ATGGAATGGTATGTAAAAGTTTTAAAAAATTATTTTGTATTCAGCGGTCGAGCACGTCGTAAAGAATACTGGATGTTTGGCCTAATCAATTTAGTGATCACTGTTGTGTTAAACCTTGTTGATTTAGGTATTGGCACATTAGATGCCACCACAGGTTATGGTTTATTCAGTGGTATTTATACCCTCGCGGTTTTCATTCCTAGCATTGCCGTTTCAGTACGCCGTTTACACGATACTAATCATTCAGGTTGGTGGTTATTTTTGGCATTAATTCCACTGATAGGTGTATTATTTTTACTGGTTGTATTCTGTTTCGACAGTAAAGAAGATAATGAGTATGGCCCCAACCCAAAAGCCATTAATGAACCTGATACCCATTTTGCCAGTTAA